Below is a genomic region from Tripterygium wilfordii isolate XIE 37 chromosome 12, ASM1340144v1, whole genome shotgun sequence.
aaaagaaatttaTACGCTCTCTCTCATACCAAACTAAAGAGGAGCAATCAATTATTGGAACTTACAGAGCATTTGTCCGGATTCTGCCGAAACCAACTGTATGTGAGGATCACAACAGGGCTTTCAATAACCTGATaccaaaaacataaatttcaaacccaaatttgGAAACGAAAAGCGATTCAGAACGAGGAAGGTAAGAGAAGCACCAAGATCAGGAGAAGGGTAAGAGACGGATTGGAGACAAGAGTGACGGAGTAGAAATTGCGAGCCGTAAAGAATCCAGTGGCCAAGGCTAAAGCACAGGCGAGATTGATTATACACGCTTGAGAAACTGAAATTTCTGCTCCAGAACCCGCATTTTCACTGCTCGAAGGCTCGACAAAACCATCTTTCTTCACATTCATTTTTTGTTGTGAAACCCCGATTTCTGGGCTTCTGGCAAAGCAATAATAAGCAAAGCACCTCCGTAGTATAGGGGGCTGAAATTACCTGAAATCCATTAAATCTCAGCCATCTATTTCATCTAATGGCTGAGATTTAATAACAATTCATCAACATCTAGGGTTCCCTCCTCTCTTCCCTCTTCGGCTCTTCCACCTTGAACTTAACAGAGCCCCCTGTTAAGACAAGAGCTACAATCAGCAAAAAGTCCTACCCTCCCCTGAGGAAGCCAAAAGACCCTCTCACGGCCGAAGGCTCCGCAACACGTTGGAGAGCTTTTAGATCCCGCCCTAAAACGCCCATTCTCCTAGAGTTCCGAAGTGATCCTCATTCTCACCGCAGCCTTCTTTCTTAAGCCGAAAGAAAGCCGGGCAAGAATCTTCTTTTTTGGTAGTACGAAGGGGAAGCAGAATCGTATCTGGCAGTGGTTCTTCGGATCGATCTGTGGAGGGGAAGAGAAGAGGTTATGGAAGAGGGAAGTAGAGTTGAGACTTGGTAGAAGGAAAGAGGATGGATAACATTTTTCACCATTAGATGAAATGGATGGGTAGGATTAAAAAGATTTCAAGTAATTTCAGGATTAAAATTTCAGCCCCACCCATCCCATAATGGGCCAAATTTAGCCCTCAACTTCTCTAAATGGGCCTACTAGTGGTGATCCAGCCCAGAGATATTAACCTGAAGCATCGGTGggctttatttttattttttttattcttaaatATTTAACTTGTACTTGTTAGTATGGTTCCGTAGTATGTTTCGTAtcaaaatgatgtcaaaatacAAAGTTTTGTCGAAATTGGACAGACAACTGAAATTAGGAGAGAGTTAACAATCACAAACCGTCAAAGAGAATCATTATATTCTGTTTATTGTTTTTAAATGTCTTATTTATTAGTATAGACTcgatacaacgtttcgtactaAAATGAACATCATTACATATGTCGTGATCTCTTACTAGCATTACATGACAAATAGTGAAAAACATGCCACATCATGATCAACCCCATGactttaacaaaaaaaacaagcaTCACCTGTGAGTCTTAATTCCTCATTAGATTATCCTGAGACTGAATTATTTTGCCATTACTAACTACTAGCGAAACATGATGCAATGCCACACACTCACAGTTGTAGATATATCTACAACTGTACTATCACATTAATCAGGACAATAATGAAAGGGACAATATGAAACACACaatatgctctctctctctctctctctctcaaagaaGTCCAAACTAAATGAGTTGTGACAGTTGATTCCGTGAATGGGGAGTCCTTATCCCTTGAAAGCTCAGCAAAACCAATAGAAATCATTGAACATCGACAACTTCTTCTTCATATACATCCCACATCCCACACCATAGCAAGCAATAGCAACTAGCAAGCTTGATTTGCTTTTCTTCTGTGTTTGTAATAGAATATGCACGTGAATCACCAATAATTTCTCATGCACCCAACAAGTGGGGTCCTTAATGCCAGCCCCTCCTCTTTTGTTCTCAACCCAACTTCCAACTTTCAtagaatctctctctctctctctatctctctctatctctttctctatctcattgtttcttcttcttcttcttcttgttcttaaaaAATAACCCAATATTTCTTATCTCTGCCATTGTACTTCTCAGTTACAATGGTGGAACCATCACCTCTTTTGTTTACTCTACTTGTTGTTTTGCTCTTCATTGTATGTTGTGATGCAATTAACTACTCTTTTGAAGAGAAGACTAGAGTTCTCAATCTGAACAACTTGAAAAGGGAACCAAAAATCATTACCTCTTCAAATTGCCTCTCAAAGAAATCAAGTGAGTAAAAGCAATatattctttctttccttttttttttccttcctgttTAGACATGgagttctttttctgttttgtcTTGCTTTTATGGGAAACATAATCATtagtctctctttttctctcttaaatCTTGTAGTGAAAGCAATATATACCCTTTTATTCCCATCTAGTTTAGTATAATATACACATTGAATCTGATTTTATTTGCAGGGATTGAGAGGGGTGCAACAATATTGGAAATGAAGCACAGTGATCACTGCTATGGAGGTACTAATGCTGACTGGAACAAGAGGCAGCAGAGGAAGATAATTACGGATGAAATCCGCGTTAAGTCGCTGCAATCTCGAATCAAGAACATGGTTTTCAACTATAACAATGGTGTTTCAGACACTCAAATCCCATTAACATCTGGTATAGACCTCGAAACTCTCAACTACATTGTTACAATTGAATTAGGTGGTAGAAAACTGACTGTAATTGTGGACACTGGAAGTGACTTGACTTGGGTTCAATGCCAACCTTGCAAATCATGTTACAATCAACAAGACCCTCTCTTTAACCCTTCAATGTCCTCTTCATATCAGACAGTTCTGTGCAACTCCACAACTTGTCAATCCCTCCAGTTTGACACTGGCAATAGGGGAGTATGTGCGAGCAACACACAGACCTGTAACTATTCTGTTAGCTATGGTGATGGGTCTTACACAAGTGGTGAATTAGGCCGCGAAaatctcaatctaggcaacactACTGTCAACGATTTCGTATTCGGGTGTGGAAGGAGCAATAATGGTCTATTTGGAGGAGTTTCAGGGCTAATGGGATTGGGAATGAGTAATGTTTCATTGGTTTCTCAGACTCCCAACATATTTGGAGGAGTTTTCTCCTATTGTTTACCTACAACAGAAGCTGAGGCTTCAGGGTCATTAGTTTTAGGAGGAAACACTTCAGTTTACAAGAATTCAACCCCAATTTCATACACTAAAATGGTACAAAATCCAATGCTACCCACATTTTATTTCATCAACCTGACTGGAATCAGCATTGGTGGGGTGGCATTGGAATCTCCAAGTTTTGGTAAAAGTAGGTTTCTGATAGATTCGGGAACAGTAGTCTCAAGACTTCCTCCTTCAATCTACAGAGTTGTGAGAGCAGAGTTTATGAAACAAGTTTCTGGGTTTCCTTCTGCTCCTGGTTATTCAATACTTGATACTTGTTTTGACCTAAGTGGGTACGAAGAAGTGGACATACCCAAGATTGAAATCCAATTTGAAGGGAATTCTGGCATGACTGTGGATGTGACTggggttttttattttgtgaagACTGATGCTTCACAGGTCTGTTTGGCTCTTGCTAGTCTTTCATATGAAGGAGAGATTGGTATAATTGGCAACTTTCAGCAGAAAAACCAGAGGGTTGTGTATGATACTAAGCAATCTATGTTTGGATTTGCAGAAGAAGCTTGTAGTTTTGAGTAGGGTGTATGGCTTctgaatgtgtatatataatgagACGGAGGGAGTATATATCTTTGTATTTGTATTGCCAATTAAATTTTTGGCACAGAAAATGTGATTTTAGTGTGTCTCCCGGTTCATATCAGTCACATAAAAATAGGGATTTCTTATTAATATATCATAGTATATGTGGATTCAAGTATTGATTTTCTTAGAATGTTTTTGAGCGAAAATGATTAAGGTCCCAGTAATTGATATATCAATTATATCTTATCTTCTAACTTAGATGCATAAGATTCAAGCGAAATCACACTGTGTTCCACGTGTCTCATATAATGCACATGAAATTTTTGTGCATAGTACGCAGTAATTGAGAGACTGGAATTGTACAATAGGGTCCTACAATGAATAATCATGTGGGTTGGGGGTGTAGGTTCATTATGCATTAGATTTGGGCCAGAAAAATAAGCCCAAATTCATTTTTTCCTGGATTTGGGTTTTACTTGGACCAGTGCACTACCAGCCCAACTTAACTTAACAGTTTGCCACCCAATTTTAAATTGTTattgaacaaaagaaaaagaaaaagaaaaaagcagtTGGGAGGGGTTTGGTAGAAAACTATGATAGCAATTTAGATCCATTAATTGTGAA
It encodes:
- the LOC120011592 gene encoding aspartyl protease family protein At5g10770; amino-acid sequence: MVEPSPLLFTLLVVLLFIVCCDAINYSFEEKTRVLNLNNLKREPKIITSSNCLSKKSRIERGATILEMKHSDHCYGGTNADWNKRQQRKIITDEIRVKSLQSRIKNMVFNYNNGVSDTQIPLTSGIDLETLNYIVTIELGGRKLTVIVDTGSDLTWVQCQPCKSCYNQQDPLFNPSMSSSYQTVLCNSTTCQSLQFDTGNRGVCASNTQTCNYSVSYGDGSYTSGELGRENLNLGNTTVNDFVFGCGRSNNGLFGGVSGLMGLGMSNVSLVSQTPNIFGGVFSYCLPTTEAEASGSLVLGGNTSVYKNSTPISYTKMVQNPMLPTFYFINLTGISIGGVALESPSFGKSRFLIDSGTVVSRLPPSIYRVVRAEFMKQVSGFPSAPGYSILDTCFDLSGYEEVDIPKIEIQFEGNSGMTVDVTGVFYFVKTDASQVCLALASLSYEGEIGIIGNFQQKNQRVVYDTKQSMFGFAEEACSFE